Proteins from a genomic interval of Toxotes jaculatrix isolate fToxJac2 chromosome 5, fToxJac2.pri, whole genome shotgun sequence:
- the LOC121181741 gene encoding suppressor of tumorigenicity 7 protein homolog isoform X4: MFGTESSLSMFLNTLTPKFYVALTGTSSLISGLILIFEWWYFRKYGTSFIEQVSVSHLRPLLGGVDSSSPSNSNTSNGEADSNRQSVSECKVWRNPLNLFRGAEYNRYTWVTGREPLTYYDMNLSAQDHQTFFTCDSDHLRPADAIMQKAWRERNPQARISAAHEALELEDCATAYILLAEEEATTIMEAERLFKQALKAGESCYRRSQQLQHHGRDTNVLVYIKRRLAMCSRKLGRTREAVKMMRDLMKEFPLLSMFNIHENLLESLLELQNYADVQAVLAKYDDISLPKSATICYTAALLKARAVSDKFSPEAASRRGLSTAEMNAVEAIHRAVEFNPHVPKYLLEMKSLILPPEHILKRGDSEAIAYAFFHLQHWKRVEGALNLLHCTWEGTFRMIPYPLEKGHLFYPYPICTETADRELLPTVFHEVSVYPKKELPFFILFTAGLCSFTAMLALLTHQFPELMGVFAKAFLSTLFAPLNFIMEKVESILPSSLWHQLTRI, translated from the exons ATGTTCGGCACAGAGTCCTCAT TAAGCATGTTTCTCAACACCCTGACGCCCAAGTTTTACGTGGCTCTGACGGGCACTTCCTCCCTCATATCAGGACTCATATTG atctttGAGTGGTGGTATTTCAGGAAATATGGGACCTCCTTCATAGAGCAGGTGTCTGTGAGCCACCTGCGCCCCCTGCTGGGCGGAGTGGACAGCAGCTCCCCCAGCAACTCCAACACCAGTAATGGGGAGGCTGACTCTAATCGGCAAAGTGTTTCTG AATGTAAAGTATGGAGAAATCCCTTGAATTTATTTCGTGGAGCGGAATATAATCG gTATACGTGGGTAACAGGTCGAGAACCACTGACGTACTACGACATGAACTTGTCGGCACAAGACCACCAGACCTTCTTCACCTGTGACTCAGACCACCTCCGGCCTGCTGACGCCA TCATGCAGAAGGCGTGGAGAGAGAGGAACCCACAGGCTCGCATCTCTGCCGCACATGAAGCTCTGGAGCTCGAAGA tTGTGCGACAGCGTACATCCTcctggcagaggaggaggccaCCACCATCATGGAGGCCGAACGTTTGTTCAAACAGGCACTAAAAGCTGGAGAAAGCTGCTATCGCCGcagccagcagctccagcatCACG GAAGAGACACCAATGTGTTGGTGTATATAAAGAGAAGACTGGCCATGTGCTCCAGAAAGCTTGGCCGAACACGAGAAGCAGTTAAAATGATGAGAGAT ttaATGAAGGAGTTCCCTCTCCTCAGTATGTTCAACATCCACGAGAACCTGCTGGAGTCACTACTAGAGCTCCAGAACTACGCCGACGTCCAGGCCGTTCTGGCCAAGTATGACG ATATTAGCTTACCCAAATCTGCAACAATATGCTACACGGCAGCCTTGCTCAAAGCGAGGGCGGTCTCAGACAA GTTCTCTCCAGAGGCAGCGTCCAGGCGAGGGCTGAGCACAGCAGAGATGAACGCAGTAGAAGCCATCCACAGAGCGGTGGAGTTCAACCCTCACGTCCCCAAA tatCTGCTGGAGATGAAGAGTCTGATTCTTCCTCCAGAACACATCCTGAAGAGAGGCGACAGCGAAGCCATCGCCTACGCCTTCTTCCACTTGCAGCACTGGAAAAGGGTGGAGGGGGCGCTCAACCTGTTGCACTGCACCTGGGAGGgca cgTTCAGAATGATCCCGTATCCTCTGGAGAAGGGTCACCTGTTCTATCCTTACCCCATCTGCACAGAGACGGCCGACAGAGAGCTGCTACCCA CAGTGTTTCACGAGGTGTCAGTCTACCCAAAGAAGGAGCTGcccttcttcatcctcttcacAGCCGGTCTCTGCTCCTTCACCGCCATGTTGGCTCTGCTCACACACCAGTTCCCCGAGCTCATGGGAGTGTTTGCTAAAGCT ttCCTCAGCACGCTGTTTGCTCCCCTGAACTTCATCATGGAGAAGGTGGAGAGCATCCTGCCGTCCAGCCTCTGGCACCAGCTCACCCGCATCTGA
- the LOC121181741 gene encoding suppressor of tumorigenicity 7 protein homolog isoform X2, with protein sequence MFGTESSLSMFLNTLTPKFYVALTGTSSLISGLILIFEWWYFRKYGTSFIEQVSVSHLRPLLGGVDSSSPSNSNTSNGEADSNRQSVSECKVWRNPLNLFRGAEYNRYTWVTGREPLTYYDMNLSAQDHQTFFTCDSDHLRPADAIMQKAWRERNPQARISAAHEALELEDCATAYILLAEEEATTIMEAERLFKQALKAGESCYRRSQQLQHHGTQYEAQHRRDTNVLVYIKRRLAMCSRKLGRTREAVKMMRDLMKEFPLLSMFNIHENLLESLLELQNYADVQAVLAKYDDISLPKSATICYTAALLKARAVSDKFSPEAASRRGLSTAEMNAVEAIHRAVEFNPHVPKYLLEMKSLILPPEHILKRGDSEAIAYAFFHLQHWKRVEGALNLLHCTWEGTFRMIPYPLEKGHLFYPYPICTETADRELLPMFHEVSVYPKKELPFFILFTAGLCSFTAMLALLTHQFPELMGVFAKAFLSTLFAPLNFIMEKVESILPSSLWHQLTRI encoded by the exons ATGTTCGGCACAGAGTCCTCAT TAAGCATGTTTCTCAACACCCTGACGCCCAAGTTTTACGTGGCTCTGACGGGCACTTCCTCCCTCATATCAGGACTCATATTG atctttGAGTGGTGGTATTTCAGGAAATATGGGACCTCCTTCATAGAGCAGGTGTCTGTGAGCCACCTGCGCCCCCTGCTGGGCGGAGTGGACAGCAGCTCCCCCAGCAACTCCAACACCAGTAATGGGGAGGCTGACTCTAATCGGCAAAGTGTTTCTG AATGTAAAGTATGGAGAAATCCCTTGAATTTATTTCGTGGAGCGGAATATAATCG gTATACGTGGGTAACAGGTCGAGAACCACTGACGTACTACGACATGAACTTGTCGGCACAAGACCACCAGACCTTCTTCACCTGTGACTCAGACCACCTCCGGCCTGCTGACGCCA TCATGCAGAAGGCGTGGAGAGAGAGGAACCCACAGGCTCGCATCTCTGCCGCACATGAAGCTCTGGAGCTCGAAGA tTGTGCGACAGCGTACATCCTcctggcagaggaggaggccaCCACCATCATGGAGGCCGAACGTTTGTTCAAACAGGCACTAAAAGCTGGAGAAAGCTGCTATCGCCGcagccagcagctccagcatCACGGTACACAGTATGAAGCCCAGCACA GAAGAGACACCAATGTGTTGGTGTATATAAAGAGAAGACTGGCCATGTGCTCCAGAAAGCTTGGCCGAACACGAGAAGCAGTTAAAATGATGAGAGAT ttaATGAAGGAGTTCCCTCTCCTCAGTATGTTCAACATCCACGAGAACCTGCTGGAGTCACTACTAGAGCTCCAGAACTACGCCGACGTCCAGGCCGTTCTGGCCAAGTATGACG ATATTAGCTTACCCAAATCTGCAACAATATGCTACACGGCAGCCTTGCTCAAAGCGAGGGCGGTCTCAGACAA GTTCTCTCCAGAGGCAGCGTCCAGGCGAGGGCTGAGCACAGCAGAGATGAACGCAGTAGAAGCCATCCACAGAGCGGTGGAGTTCAACCCTCACGTCCCCAAA tatCTGCTGGAGATGAAGAGTCTGATTCTTCCTCCAGAACACATCCTGAAGAGAGGCGACAGCGAAGCCATCGCCTACGCCTTCTTCCACTTGCAGCACTGGAAAAGGGTGGAGGGGGCGCTCAACCTGTTGCACTGCACCTGGGAGGgca cgTTCAGAATGATCCCGTATCCTCTGGAGAAGGGTCACCTGTTCTATCCTTACCCCATCTGCACAGAGACGGCCGACAGAGAGCTGCTACCCA TGTTTCACGAGGTGTCAGTCTACCCAAAGAAGGAGCTGcccttcttcatcctcttcacAGCCGGTCTCTGCTCCTTCACCGCCATGTTGGCTCTGCTCACACACCAGTTCCCCGAGCTCATGGGAGTGTTTGCTAAAGCT ttCCTCAGCACGCTGTTTGCTCCCCTGAACTTCATCATGGAGAAGGTGGAGAGCATCCTGCCGTCCAGCCTCTGGCACCAGCTCACCCGCATCTGA
- the LOC121181741 gene encoding suppressor of tumorigenicity 7 protein homolog isoform X5, translating into MFLNTLTPKFYVALTGTSSLISGLILIFEWWYFRKYGTSFIEQVSVSHLRPLLGGVDSSSPSNSNTSNGEADSNRQSVSECKVWRNPLNLFRGAEYNRYTWVTGREPLTYYDMNLSAQDHQTFFTCDSDHLRPADAIMQKAWRERNPQARISAAHEALELEDCATAYILLAEEEATTIMEAERLFKQALKAGESCYRRSQQLQHHGTQYEAQHRRDTNVLVYIKRRLAMCSRKLGRTREAVKMMRDLMKEFPLLSMFNIHENLLESLLELQNYADVQAVLAKYDDISLPKSATICYTAALLKARAVSDKFSPEAASRRGLSTAEMNAVEAIHRAVEFNPHVPKYLLEMKSLILPPEHILKRGDSEAIAYAFFHLQHWKRVEGALNLLHCTWEGTFRMIPYPLEKGHLFYPYPICTETADRELLPTVFHEVSVYPKKELPFFILFTAGLCSFTAMLALLTHQFPELMGVFAKAFLSTLFAPLNFIMEKVESILPSSLWHQLTRI; encoded by the exons ATGTTTCTCAACACCCTGACGCCCAAGTTTTACGTGGCTCTGACGGGCACTTCCTCCCTCATATCAGGACTCATATTG atctttGAGTGGTGGTATTTCAGGAAATATGGGACCTCCTTCATAGAGCAGGTGTCTGTGAGCCACCTGCGCCCCCTGCTGGGCGGAGTGGACAGCAGCTCCCCCAGCAACTCCAACACCAGTAATGGGGAGGCTGACTCTAATCGGCAAAGTGTTTCTG AATGTAAAGTATGGAGAAATCCCTTGAATTTATTTCGTGGAGCGGAATATAATCG gTATACGTGGGTAACAGGTCGAGAACCACTGACGTACTACGACATGAACTTGTCGGCACAAGACCACCAGACCTTCTTCACCTGTGACTCAGACCACCTCCGGCCTGCTGACGCCA TCATGCAGAAGGCGTGGAGAGAGAGGAACCCACAGGCTCGCATCTCTGCCGCACATGAAGCTCTGGAGCTCGAAGA tTGTGCGACAGCGTACATCCTcctggcagaggaggaggccaCCACCATCATGGAGGCCGAACGTTTGTTCAAACAGGCACTAAAAGCTGGAGAAAGCTGCTATCGCCGcagccagcagctccagcatCACGGTACACAGTATGAAGCCCAGCACA GAAGAGACACCAATGTGTTGGTGTATATAAAGAGAAGACTGGCCATGTGCTCCAGAAAGCTTGGCCGAACACGAGAAGCAGTTAAAATGATGAGAGAT ttaATGAAGGAGTTCCCTCTCCTCAGTATGTTCAACATCCACGAGAACCTGCTGGAGTCACTACTAGAGCTCCAGAACTACGCCGACGTCCAGGCCGTTCTGGCCAAGTATGACG ATATTAGCTTACCCAAATCTGCAACAATATGCTACACGGCAGCCTTGCTCAAAGCGAGGGCGGTCTCAGACAA GTTCTCTCCAGAGGCAGCGTCCAGGCGAGGGCTGAGCACAGCAGAGATGAACGCAGTAGAAGCCATCCACAGAGCGGTGGAGTTCAACCCTCACGTCCCCAAA tatCTGCTGGAGATGAAGAGTCTGATTCTTCCTCCAGAACACATCCTGAAGAGAGGCGACAGCGAAGCCATCGCCTACGCCTTCTTCCACTTGCAGCACTGGAAAAGGGTGGAGGGGGCGCTCAACCTGTTGCACTGCACCTGGGAGGgca cgTTCAGAATGATCCCGTATCCTCTGGAGAAGGGTCACCTGTTCTATCCTTACCCCATCTGCACAGAGACGGCCGACAGAGAGCTGCTACCCA CAGTGTTTCACGAGGTGTCAGTCTACCCAAAGAAGGAGCTGcccttcttcatcctcttcacAGCCGGTCTCTGCTCCTTCACCGCCATGTTGGCTCTGCTCACACACCAGTTCCCCGAGCTCATGGGAGTGTTTGCTAAAGCT ttCCTCAGCACGCTGTTTGCTCCCCTGAACTTCATCATGGAGAAGGTGGAGAGCATCCTGCCGTCCAGCCTCTGGCACCAGCTCACCCGCATCTGA
- the LOC121181741 gene encoding suppressor of tumorigenicity 7 protein homolog isoform X1, whose protein sequence is MFGTESSLSMFLNTLTPKFYVALTGTSSLISGLILIFEWWYFRKYGTSFIEQVSVSHLRPLLGGVDSSSPSNSNTSNGEADSNRQSVSECKVWRNPLNLFRGAEYNRYTWVTGREPLTYYDMNLSAQDHQTFFTCDSDHLRPADAIMQKAWRERNPQARISAAHEALELEDCATAYILLAEEEATTIMEAERLFKQALKAGESCYRRSQQLQHHGTQYEAQHRRDTNVLVYIKRRLAMCSRKLGRTREAVKMMRDLMKEFPLLSMFNIHENLLESLLELQNYADVQAVLAKYDDISLPKSATICYTAALLKARAVSDKFSPEAASRRGLSTAEMNAVEAIHRAVEFNPHVPKYLLEMKSLILPPEHILKRGDSEAIAYAFFHLQHWKRVEGALNLLHCTWEGTFRMIPYPLEKGHLFYPYPICTETADRELLPTVFHEVSVYPKKELPFFILFTAGLCSFTAMLALLTHQFPELMGVFAKAFLSTLFAPLNFIMEKVESILPSSLWHQLTRI, encoded by the exons ATGTTCGGCACAGAGTCCTCAT TAAGCATGTTTCTCAACACCCTGACGCCCAAGTTTTACGTGGCTCTGACGGGCACTTCCTCCCTCATATCAGGACTCATATTG atctttGAGTGGTGGTATTTCAGGAAATATGGGACCTCCTTCATAGAGCAGGTGTCTGTGAGCCACCTGCGCCCCCTGCTGGGCGGAGTGGACAGCAGCTCCCCCAGCAACTCCAACACCAGTAATGGGGAGGCTGACTCTAATCGGCAAAGTGTTTCTG AATGTAAAGTATGGAGAAATCCCTTGAATTTATTTCGTGGAGCGGAATATAATCG gTATACGTGGGTAACAGGTCGAGAACCACTGACGTACTACGACATGAACTTGTCGGCACAAGACCACCAGACCTTCTTCACCTGTGACTCAGACCACCTCCGGCCTGCTGACGCCA TCATGCAGAAGGCGTGGAGAGAGAGGAACCCACAGGCTCGCATCTCTGCCGCACATGAAGCTCTGGAGCTCGAAGA tTGTGCGACAGCGTACATCCTcctggcagaggaggaggccaCCACCATCATGGAGGCCGAACGTTTGTTCAAACAGGCACTAAAAGCTGGAGAAAGCTGCTATCGCCGcagccagcagctccagcatCACGGTACACAGTATGAAGCCCAGCACA GAAGAGACACCAATGTGTTGGTGTATATAAAGAGAAGACTGGCCATGTGCTCCAGAAAGCTTGGCCGAACACGAGAAGCAGTTAAAATGATGAGAGAT ttaATGAAGGAGTTCCCTCTCCTCAGTATGTTCAACATCCACGAGAACCTGCTGGAGTCACTACTAGAGCTCCAGAACTACGCCGACGTCCAGGCCGTTCTGGCCAAGTATGACG ATATTAGCTTACCCAAATCTGCAACAATATGCTACACGGCAGCCTTGCTCAAAGCGAGGGCGGTCTCAGACAA GTTCTCTCCAGAGGCAGCGTCCAGGCGAGGGCTGAGCACAGCAGAGATGAACGCAGTAGAAGCCATCCACAGAGCGGTGGAGTTCAACCCTCACGTCCCCAAA tatCTGCTGGAGATGAAGAGTCTGATTCTTCCTCCAGAACACATCCTGAAGAGAGGCGACAGCGAAGCCATCGCCTACGCCTTCTTCCACTTGCAGCACTGGAAAAGGGTGGAGGGGGCGCTCAACCTGTTGCACTGCACCTGGGAGGgca cgTTCAGAATGATCCCGTATCCTCTGGAGAAGGGTCACCTGTTCTATCCTTACCCCATCTGCACAGAGACGGCCGACAGAGAGCTGCTACCCA CAGTGTTTCACGAGGTGTCAGTCTACCCAAAGAAGGAGCTGcccttcttcatcctcttcacAGCCGGTCTCTGCTCCTTCACCGCCATGTTGGCTCTGCTCACACACCAGTTCCCCGAGCTCATGGGAGTGTTTGCTAAAGCT ttCCTCAGCACGCTGTTTGCTCCCCTGAACTTCATCATGGAGAAGGTGGAGAGCATCCTGCCGTCCAGCCTCTGGCACCAGCTCACCCGCATCTGA
- the LOC121181741 gene encoding suppressor of tumorigenicity 7 protein homolog isoform X3, with protein sequence MEVSMFLNTLTPKFYVALTGTSSLISGLILIFEWWYFRKYGTSFIEQVSVSHLRPLLGGVDSSSPSNSNTSNGEADSNRQSVSECKVWRNPLNLFRGAEYNRYTWVTGREPLTYYDMNLSAQDHQTFFTCDSDHLRPADAIMQKAWRERNPQARISAAHEALELEDCATAYILLAEEEATTIMEAERLFKQALKAGESCYRRSQQLQHHGTQYEAQHRRDTNVLVYIKRRLAMCSRKLGRTREAVKMMRDLMKEFPLLSMFNIHENLLESLLELQNYADVQAVLAKYDDISLPKSATICYTAALLKARAVSDKFSPEAASRRGLSTAEMNAVEAIHRAVEFNPHVPKYLLEMKSLILPPEHILKRGDSEAIAYAFFHLQHWKRVEGALNLLHCTWEGTFRMIPYPLEKGHLFYPYPICTETADRELLPTVFHEVSVYPKKELPFFILFTAGLCSFTAMLALLTHQFPELMGVFAKAFLSTLFAPLNFIMEKVESILPSSLWHQLTRI encoded by the exons ATGGAGG TAAGCATGTTTCTCAACACCCTGACGCCCAAGTTTTACGTGGCTCTGACGGGCACTTCCTCCCTCATATCAGGACTCATATTG atctttGAGTGGTGGTATTTCAGGAAATATGGGACCTCCTTCATAGAGCAGGTGTCTGTGAGCCACCTGCGCCCCCTGCTGGGCGGAGTGGACAGCAGCTCCCCCAGCAACTCCAACACCAGTAATGGGGAGGCTGACTCTAATCGGCAAAGTGTTTCTG AATGTAAAGTATGGAGAAATCCCTTGAATTTATTTCGTGGAGCGGAATATAATCG gTATACGTGGGTAACAGGTCGAGAACCACTGACGTACTACGACATGAACTTGTCGGCACAAGACCACCAGACCTTCTTCACCTGTGACTCAGACCACCTCCGGCCTGCTGACGCCA TCATGCAGAAGGCGTGGAGAGAGAGGAACCCACAGGCTCGCATCTCTGCCGCACATGAAGCTCTGGAGCTCGAAGA tTGTGCGACAGCGTACATCCTcctggcagaggaggaggccaCCACCATCATGGAGGCCGAACGTTTGTTCAAACAGGCACTAAAAGCTGGAGAAAGCTGCTATCGCCGcagccagcagctccagcatCACGGTACACAGTATGAAGCCCAGCACA GAAGAGACACCAATGTGTTGGTGTATATAAAGAGAAGACTGGCCATGTGCTCCAGAAAGCTTGGCCGAACACGAGAAGCAGTTAAAATGATGAGAGAT ttaATGAAGGAGTTCCCTCTCCTCAGTATGTTCAACATCCACGAGAACCTGCTGGAGTCACTACTAGAGCTCCAGAACTACGCCGACGTCCAGGCCGTTCTGGCCAAGTATGACG ATATTAGCTTACCCAAATCTGCAACAATATGCTACACGGCAGCCTTGCTCAAAGCGAGGGCGGTCTCAGACAA GTTCTCTCCAGAGGCAGCGTCCAGGCGAGGGCTGAGCACAGCAGAGATGAACGCAGTAGAAGCCATCCACAGAGCGGTGGAGTTCAACCCTCACGTCCCCAAA tatCTGCTGGAGATGAAGAGTCTGATTCTTCCTCCAGAACACATCCTGAAGAGAGGCGACAGCGAAGCCATCGCCTACGCCTTCTTCCACTTGCAGCACTGGAAAAGGGTGGAGGGGGCGCTCAACCTGTTGCACTGCACCTGGGAGGgca cgTTCAGAATGATCCCGTATCCTCTGGAGAAGGGTCACCTGTTCTATCCTTACCCCATCTGCACAGAGACGGCCGACAGAGAGCTGCTACCCA CAGTGTTTCACGAGGTGTCAGTCTACCCAAAGAAGGAGCTGcccttcttcatcctcttcacAGCCGGTCTCTGCTCCTTCACCGCCATGTTGGCTCTGCTCACACACCAGTTCCCCGAGCTCATGGGAGTGTTTGCTAAAGCT ttCCTCAGCACGCTGTTTGCTCCCCTGAACTTCATCATGGAGAAGGTGGAGAGCATCCTGCCGTCCAGCCTCTGGCACCAGCTCACCCGCATCTGA